One Pseudomonas fluorescens genomic region harbors:
- a CDS encoding pirin family protein, with translation MKKLIGIYTSPRGHWVGDGFPVRTLFSYDRSGQHISPFLLLDHAGPADFTATTERRGVGQHPHRGFETVTIVYDGEVQHRDSTGSGGVIGPGDVQWMTAASGILHEEFHSENFAKTGGKLEMVQLWVNLPAKDKMAAPGYQTILDSDIPNIALKDNAGRLRLIAGEFDGRTGPSRTFTPIDLWDLRLNAGKLLTLDVHAGRNTALVVLKGSVQLNGEESMHQGQLALFERDGHQLTLEASEDATVLLLSGEPIDEPIVGHGPFVMNTEQEIHQAFADFQSGRFGRMHA, from the coding sequence TTGAAAAAACTCATCGGCATCTATACCAGCCCGCGCGGCCATTGGGTCGGCGATGGTTTTCCGGTTCGCACGCTGTTTTCCTACGACAGATCAGGGCAACACATCAGCCCGTTCCTGTTGCTCGATCATGCCGGGCCCGCCGACTTCACCGCGACGACCGAACGGCGTGGTGTCGGCCAGCATCCGCACCGTGGTTTCGAAACCGTGACGATTGTTTACGACGGCGAAGTGCAGCACCGCGATTCGACCGGCAGCGGCGGCGTCATCGGCCCAGGCGATGTGCAATGGATGACAGCGGCGTCGGGAATCCTGCACGAGGAGTTTCACTCGGAAAACTTTGCCAAAACCGGCGGCAAACTGGAAATGGTGCAATTGTGGGTCAACCTGCCGGCCAAGGACAAAATGGCCGCGCCGGGCTATCAGACCATTCTCGACAGCGACATTCCGAATATTGCGCTGAAGGACAACGCCGGCCGCCTGCGCCTGATCGCCGGCGAGTTCGATGGTCGCACTGGCCCATCGCGCACCTTCACCCCGATCGACCTGTGGGATCTGCGCCTGAACGCCGGCAAGTTGCTGACGCTGGATGTGCACGCAGGTCGCAACACGGCGCTGGTGGTGTTGAAAGGTTCGGTGCAGCTCAACGGTGAGGAATCGATGCACCAGGGACAGTTGGCCCTGTTCGAGCGCGACGGTCATCAGCTGACCCTCGAAGCCAGCGAGGATGCGACGGTGTTGCTGCTCAGCGGCGAGCCGATTGACGAACCGATCGTTGGCCACGGCCCGTTCGTGATGAACACCGAGCAGGAAATCCACCAGGCCTTCGCCGACTTCCAGTCCGGCCGCTTCGGCCGCATGCACGCTTGA
- a CDS encoding chemotaxis protein CheY: MINKALRILIADPQHFQRMKIERLFNGLEYYRVAPAQNLAELLTLVDYGCQPFDVVVINAELAAHSLDLRGFFLDNPQVRHALIYNEPSGPADTTSGVVRDNLQISHMALPGAQLIRDLMAVVDALRWKQERPSPQRAYA; encoded by the coding sequence ATGATCAATAAAGCCCTGCGCATTCTGATCGCTGATCCGCAGCATTTTCAGCGAATGAAAATCGAGCGTCTGTTCAACGGGCTGGAGTATTACCGAGTGGCGCCAGCGCAAAATCTCGCCGAACTGTTGACGCTGGTGGACTATGGCTGCCAGCCATTCGATGTGGTGGTGATCAATGCGGAGCTTGCGGCGCACTCGCTGGATCTGCGCGGGTTTTTCCTCGATAACCCCCAGGTTCGTCACGCCTTGATTTACAACGAACCTTCGGGGCCCGCGGATACGACCTCCGGCGTCGTGCGGGACAACCTGCAAATCAGTCATATGGCATTGCCTGGTGCGCAGCTCATCAGAGACTTGATGGCGGTGGTCGATGCCCTCCGGTGGAAGCAGGAACGGCCGTCGCCGCAGCGCGCTTATGCATAA
- a CDS encoding efflux RND transporter periplasmic adaptor subunit, producing the protein MKRPRPARRALLAALCLIPVVAVATWQILPPGRDQYATVQVSRGDIESSVTALGTLQPRRYVDVGAQASGQIRKIHVEVGDVVKQGQLLVEIDPSTQKAKLDASQFSIENLKAQLQEQQAQHELAQQKYQRQQHLAAGGATREEDVQTARAELKATQARIDMFRAQIRQAEASLRSDQAELGYTRIYAPMEGTVVALDAREGQTLNAQQQTPLILRIAKLSPMTVWAEVSEADIGHVKPGMTAYFTTLSGGSRRWSSTVRQILPVPPKPLDQTSQGGGSPASSNKSGSARVVLYTVLLDVDNGDNALMAEMTTQVFFVADQAKDVLTAPVAALQSASAENRQTAQVVAANGEIQRREVRTGISDRLKVQILEGLKEGDHLLIGPADGSGG; encoded by the coding sequence ATGAAACGTCCCCGCCCCGCCCGACGCGCCCTGCTCGCAGCCCTTTGTCTGATTCCCGTCGTCGCCGTCGCCACCTGGCAAATTCTGCCGCCGGGGCGGGATCAGTACGCCACCGTGCAAGTCAGTCGCGGTGATATTGAAAGCAGCGTGACTGCGCTGGGCACGTTGCAGCCGCGGCGCTACGTGGATGTCGGCGCCCAGGCGTCCGGACAGATCCGCAAAATTCACGTCGAAGTCGGCGATGTGGTCAAGCAGGGGCAATTGCTCGTTGAAATCGACCCATCGACGCAAAAAGCCAAACTCGACGCCAGCCAGTTCTCGATTGAAAACCTCAAGGCGCAATTGCAGGAACAACAGGCGCAGCACGAACTTGCGCAACAGAAGTATCAGCGCCAGCAGCATCTCGCGGCGGGTGGCGCGACTCGCGAAGAAGACGTGCAAACCGCGCGCGCCGAACTCAAGGCCACGCAGGCGCGTATCGACATGTTCCGCGCCCAGATCCGGCAGGCCGAAGCGAGCCTGCGCAGCGATCAGGCGGAGCTTGGCTACACGCGCATTTACGCGCCGATGGAAGGCACCGTGGTCGCCCTCGATGCCCGCGAAGGCCAGACACTCAATGCCCAACAACAGACCCCGCTGATCTTACGCATTGCCAAACTGTCGCCGATGACCGTGTGGGCCGAGGTCTCCGAAGCGGATATCGGCCACGTCAAACCCGGCATGACGGCTTATTTCACCACGCTGAGCGGCGGTAGCCGGCGCTGGAGCAGCACTGTTCGGCAGATTCTGCCCGTGCCGCCCAAACCGCTGGACCAGACCAGCCAGGGCGGCGGCAGTCCCGCCAGCTCGAACAAAAGCGGCAGCGCCCGGGTAGTGCTGTATACCGTGCTGCTTGATGTCGACAACGGCGACAACGCCTTGATGGCCGAAATGACCACGCAGGTGTTCTTCGTTGCCGATCAGGCGAAAGACGTCCTCACCGCCCCGGTCGCGGCCCTGCAGAGCGCAAGTGCAGAGAATCGGCAAACGGCGCAGGTCGTCGCGGCCAATGGCGAGATCCAGCGGCGCGAAGTGCGGACGGGGATCAGTGATCGGCTCAAGGTGCAGATTCTCGAGGGCCTGAAGGAAGGCGATCACTTGCTGATCGGTCCGGCCGATGGCAGCGGAGGCTGA
- a CDS encoding sigma-70 family RNA polymerase sigma factor, which yields MLENYYRELVCFLNAKLGNRQVAEDVVHDAYLRVLERSSDTPIEQPRAFLYRTALNLVIDDHRRNALRQVESLEVLDNEERYFTPSPHGSLDHGQRLEMLQRALAELSPLCRESFLLRKIEGLSHNEIATSLGISKALVEKHIVNAMKHCRWRIKQWDAH from the coding sequence ATGTTGGAAAACTACTATCGCGAGCTGGTGTGTTTCCTGAACGCCAAGCTGGGCAACCGCCAGGTTGCCGAGGATGTGGTGCATGACGCCTATCTGCGGGTGCTGGAGCGTTCCAGTGACACGCCCATCGAACAACCCCGGGCGTTTCTTTATCGCACGGCCTTGAATCTGGTCATCGATGATCATCGACGCAATGCCTTGCGCCAGGTCGAGTCGCTGGAAGTGCTCGACAATGAAGAGCGCTATTTCACCCCGTCGCCACATGGCAGCCTCGATCACGGTCAACGCCTGGAAATGCTCCAGCGCGCACTCGCGGAACTGTCACCGCTGTGTCGCGAAAGTTTTCTGCTGCGCAAGATCGAAGGCCTGTCGCACAACGAAATCGCCACAAGCCTGGGTATTTCCAAAGCACTGGTGGAAAAACACATCGTCAATGCCATGAAGCATTGCCGGTGGCGCATCAAACAATGGGACGCCCATTGA
- a CDS encoding efflux transporter outer membrane subunit translates to MKPRLSLLTACLMLSACGSSPQRPDSDIVPPAAWQSPHRADAELDASRWWTRFASPQLDQLINQARVGSYDLAAAIARVRQARADTAIAGGSQLPEIQGTGNANRQKLLRGDGYRQLDADSSNKAVDYFDVGLNASYEIDFWGGKRASRDSAQFSLQASEFDRATVELTLLSGVANSYTQVLSLQEQSRIAQLNLANAQNVLQLVQTRYDAGSATALELAQQKSLVAAQQRQLPTVRQQAEDARIALAALLGRPVQDLPDTHESFDQLQWPQISAGLPSELLTRRPDIARAEAQLAAAQANVTVARAAMLPKITLSASIGSGANQAGDLWRSPFYNLTGGLIAPIFNNGRLRAERDKATARQEELLETYRGAIINGFADVEKALNSIRGLDEQRRWQSEELNQAQSAFDIAQSRYQAGAEDLLTVLETQRTLYAAQDQNVQLRLSRMQASIALYKALGGGWQAL, encoded by the coding sequence ATGAAACCGCGCCTCAGTCTATTGACCGCTTGCCTGATGCTCAGCGCTTGCGGCAGTTCCCCGCAACGCCCGGACAGCGATATCGTGCCGCCCGCTGCCTGGCAATCGCCGCACCGCGCCGACGCCGAACTAGATGCGTCGCGCTGGTGGACGCGCTTCGCCAGCCCGCAACTCGATCAACTGATCAATCAGGCCAGGGTCGGCAGTTACGACCTGGCCGCTGCCATCGCTCGCGTGCGCCAGGCACGTGCCGATACGGCGATTGCCGGCGGCTCGCAGCTGCCGGAAATCCAGGGCACCGGCAATGCCAATCGGCAAAAGCTGTTGCGTGGCGATGGCTACCGCCAGCTGGACGCCGACAGCAGCAACAAGGCTGTTGATTACTTCGACGTCGGCCTCAACGCCAGCTACGAAATCGACTTCTGGGGCGGCAAGCGCGCCTCTCGCGACAGTGCGCAATTCAGCCTGCAAGCCAGCGAGTTCGATCGCGCCACCGTCGAGTTGACCCTGCTCAGCGGCGTCGCCAACAGCTACACGCAGGTGCTGTCGCTGCAGGAACAAAGTCGAATTGCCCAACTCAATCTGGCCAACGCACAAAACGTTCTGCAACTGGTGCAGACGCGTTACGACGCCGGCTCCGCCACCGCATTGGAACTGGCTCAGCAGAAAAGTCTGGTGGCCGCGCAACAACGCCAATTGCCGACCGTTCGGCAACAGGCCGAGGACGCCCGCATTGCGCTGGCCGCACTACTCGGTCGCCCGGTGCAAGATTTGCCGGACACTCACGAGTCATTCGATCAGTTGCAATGGCCGCAGATCAGCGCCGGCCTGCCCAGCGAACTGCTGACCCGCCGCCCGGACATCGCCCGTGCCGAGGCGCAACTGGCCGCAGCCCAAGCGAATGTCACCGTGGCCCGCGCGGCGATGCTGCCGAAAATCACCCTGAGCGCGAGTATCGGCTCAGGCGCCAACCAGGCGGGCGATCTGTGGCGCAGTCCGTTCTACAACCTCACTGGCGGGCTTATCGCTCCGATCTTCAATAATGGGCGGCTGCGCGCCGAACGCGACAAGGCCACGGCCCGCCAGGAAGAGTTGCTGGAGACTTATCGAGGGGCAATCATCAACGGTTTCGCCGACGTCGAAAAAGCCCTCAACAGCATTCGCGGCCTCGATGAACAGCGGCGGTGGCAAAGCGAAGAATTGAATCAGGCACAAAGCGCATTCGACATTGCCCAGAGCCGCTATCAGGCCGGCGCCGAAGACTTGCTGACCGTGCTCGAAACCCAGCGCACGCTGTATGCGGCCCAGGACCAGAACGTGCAACTGCGGCTTTCACGCATGCAGGCGAGCATTGCCTTGTACAAGGCACTTGGCGGCGGGTGGCAGGCACTGTAA
- a CDS encoding transporter substrate-binding domain-containing protein, with the protein MRLTWLIGLLGWGFAASCGAAEAPQVLEVLTRSALNNVQLRLDVQDRQWLLQHPVLRMGVSGRDYPPFEITRNQHELEGLTADYADLLAQLLGVRIEVRRYENRQTLMAALKDGELDLLGTSNQFETADPEIVLSKAYAEDQPMLVTPVEKPQLAERAGTRIAMVEDYLPLSTVQRVYPQADVRRYSSAMDALGAVAFGADDVYLGDFISANYLINTNYRNDLQLAGPAGLDANPFGFALLRRDVRLKRIVDKALAAIPMELRQRIELRWSAGLAEMAELSRVQLSASEQAWLDQHPRVRVGVIGDFAPLTFFDADGRFSGLSAQLLNLISQRSGLQFEVVRGSSLDRQIEQLKAGEIDVLPVVTPSSEREAELHFTRAYLNNPFVLVAAAAAQKPLTLDDLQGKRLAIYRGHPLRTYLSANAPRIRFIDVSSPAAGMALIAKGHADATVSSLLVARYLIARQYRERLRITGTVGDQPARIALATSPQSATLHSILNKALLSIAPQQMDELVERWSHDVVVDESYWLRHRREIVLGFAAAAALLVLALVWIGFQRRQIRQRQHWLQRLQEAKDIADDANRAKSTFLATMSHEIRTPMNALIGMLELALKRAEEGVTDRLAIQVASNAGQQLLALIGDILDISRIESGHLSLAPERANLREMVLSVCRVFEGLARQKRLLWHIDVDAQSDVDVLIDPTRFKQVLSNLLSNAIKFTEEGEVRLQLGLAASNAERLAVRVIIEDSGIGISAEDRQQLFNPFVQAGNPSDARSGSGLGLVISRSLCEMMGGTLRLDSQPGRGTRVEVRLDLPLLEPLAPRPIGPETPAVPARSLNILVVDDHPVNRLLLCWQLSELGHRTVDTPDGELGLERWRAQPFDVLITDCNMPRRNGYELARAIREEEARSGRVPCLVLGFTANAQAEERLRCFDAGMDDCLFKPIRLSDLEQALKSFSQVDDQDEPTVETELPEIDLTALEQMSGNDRAVMDRLRNEVLNSLNHDLRRLADFIHTPDRSGLRDLAHHIKGGAQMVGAARLVSACVDLERACQATEAVAVDSAISALREVMQQLAQRLRV; encoded by the coding sequence ATGAGGCTGACGTGGCTGATCGGCTTGCTCGGGTGGGGTTTTGCAGCGAGCTGCGGGGCCGCTGAAGCGCCGCAAGTATTGGAGGTACTCACGCGTTCGGCCCTGAATAACGTTCAATTGCGGCTGGACGTGCAGGACCGCCAATGGCTGCTGCAGCATCCGGTATTACGCATGGGCGTTTCCGGGCGTGACTATCCACCGTTTGAAATCACCCGCAACCAGCATGAGCTCGAAGGCCTGACGGCCGATTACGCCGATCTGCTGGCGCAACTGCTTGGCGTCAGGATTGAAGTACGCCGCTATGAAAACCGTCAGACTCTGATGGCGGCGCTCAAGGACGGCGAGCTGGATCTGTTGGGCACCTCCAACCAGTTCGAAACCGCCGACCCCGAAATCGTCCTGTCCAAGGCCTACGCGGAAGATCAGCCAATGCTGGTGACGCCGGTCGAAAAACCGCAGCTGGCGGAACGCGCTGGCACACGCATCGCCATGGTCGAGGACTACCTGCCATTGTCCACCGTGCAGAGGGTTTATCCGCAGGCAGATGTGCGGCGCTACTCCTCGGCGATGGATGCCTTGGGCGCCGTGGCGTTTGGTGCGGACGATGTGTACCTGGGCGATTTCATCAGCGCCAATTACCTGATCAACACCAATTATCGTAACGACCTGCAACTGGCCGGGCCGGCAGGTCTGGATGCCAACCCATTCGGTTTTGCCTTGCTGCGCCGCGATGTGCGACTCAAGCGTATTGTCGACAAGGCGCTGGCCGCGATCCCGATGGAGCTGCGTCAGCGTATCGAGCTGCGCTGGAGCGCCGGTCTCGCGGAGATGGCCGAGCTGTCGCGGGTACAACTCAGTGCCAGTGAACAGGCGTGGCTCGATCAGCATCCGCGGGTGCGGGTTGGCGTCATCGGAGATTTTGCGCCGCTGACATTCTTTGACGCCGACGGCCGCTTCAGCGGCTTGTCAGCACAACTGCTGAACCTGATCAGTCAGCGCAGCGGGTTGCAATTCGAAGTGGTGCGCGGCAGCTCGCTGGATCGGCAGATCGAACAGCTCAAGGCCGGTGAAATCGACGTGTTGCCGGTGGTCACCCCCAGCAGCGAGCGCGAAGCCGAACTGCATTTTACCCGCGCCTATTTGAATAATCCGTTTGTGCTGGTCGCTGCGGCTGCGGCGCAAAAACCGCTCACGCTGGATGATCTTCAGGGCAAACGACTGGCGATTTATCGCGGCCATCCGTTACGCACATATTTGTCGGCGAACGCACCTCGAATCCGTTTCATCGACGTCAGCAGCCCGGCCGCTGGCATGGCGCTGATCGCCAAAGGTCACGCCGACGCGACGGTAAGCTCTTTGCTGGTGGCGCGTTATCTGATCGCGCGTCAATACCGGGAGCGCCTGCGCATCACCGGCACGGTGGGTGATCAACCGGCACGTATTGCGCTCGCCACGTCGCCGCAATCCGCGACGCTGCACTCTATATTGAACAAGGCCTTGCTGAGCATTGCGCCGCAGCAAATGGATGAGCTGGTCGAGCGCTGGAGCCACGATGTGGTGGTGGATGAAAGCTATTGGCTGCGTCATCGCCGCGAAATCGTTCTCGGATTTGCCGCTGCTGCAGCCTTGCTGGTGCTGGCGCTGGTGTGGATCGGGTTTCAGCGCCGGCAGATTCGCCAGCGCCAGCACTGGCTGCAACGGTTGCAGGAAGCCAAGGATATTGCCGATGACGCCAATCGGGCCAAAAGCACATTTCTGGCAACCATGAGCCATGAGATCCGCACACCGATGAATGCCCTGATCGGCATGCTCGAGCTGGCGCTGAAACGCGCCGAGGAAGGCGTGACCGATCGCCTGGCGATACAGGTCGCCTCGAATGCCGGGCAGCAATTGTTGGCGTTGATCGGCGACATACTCGATATCTCGCGGATCGAATCCGGGCACCTTTCACTCGCCCCGGAGCGCGCCAATTTGCGTGAAATGGTGCTGTCGGTGTGCCGGGTTTTCGAAGGGCTGGCACGCCAGAAGCGCCTGCTCTGGCACATTGATGTGGATGCGCAGAGTGACGTCGATGTGCTGATTGATCCGACGCGTTTCAAGCAAGTGCTGTCGAACCTGCTCAGCAACGCGATCAAGTTCACCGAAGAAGGCGAGGTGCGATTGCAACTTGGGTTGGCCGCGAGCAACGCCGAGCGATTGGCCGTGAGGGTGATCATCGAAGACAGTGGCATTGGCATCAGCGCCGAGGATCGACAGCAGCTGTTCAACCCGTTCGTCCAGGCGGGCAATCCTTCTGACGCACGTAGCGGCTCTGGCCTGGGGCTGGTGATCAGCCGCAGCCTCTGCGAAATGATGGGCGGTACCCTGCGCCTCGACAGTCAACCGGGTCGCGGCACGCGGGTTGAGGTGAGGCTCGACTTGCCGTTGCTGGAGCCTCTGGCGCCGCGCCCGATTGGGCCTGAAACTCCAGCAGTACCGGCACGGTCACTCAACATTCTGGTGGTGGACGATCACCCTGTGAACCGTTTGTTGCTGTGCTGGCAATTGAGTGAACTGGGGCATCGCACCGTCGACACCCCCGACGGTGAACTGGGACTCGAGCGCTGGCGAGCGCAACCGTTCGATGTCTTGATCACTGACTGCAACATGCCCCGGCGCAATGGCTACGAACTGGCGCGAGCGATTCGTGAAGAGGAGGCGCGGAGCGGGCGCGTGCCGTGTCTGGTTCTCGGCTTCACCGCGAATGCGCAGGCCGAGGAGCGCTTGCGCTGTTTCGACGCCGGAATGGACGATTGTCTGTTCAAGCCGATCCGCTTGAGTGATCTGGAACAGGCGTTGAAAAGTTTCAGCCAGGTTGATGATCAAGACGAACCGACGGTGGAGACTGAGTTGCCGGAAATTGACCTTACCGCGCTGGAGCAGATGTCCGGCAACGATCGCGCGGTGATGGATCGCTTGCGCAACGAAGTGTTGAACAGTTTGAACCACGACCTGCGACGGCTCGCCGACTTCATTCACACGCCTGACCGCAGTGGTTTGCGTGATCTGGCCCACCATATCAAGGGTGGCGCGCAAATGGTCGGTGCGGCGCGGTTGGTCTCGGCTTGCGTTGACCTCGAACGCGCTTGCCAGGCAACCGAGGCGGTAGCGGTCGACTCTGCCATCAGCGCGTTGCGCGAGGTCATGCAACAGCTCGCGCAACGTTTGCGGGTTTGA
- a CDS encoding MacB family efflux pump subunit, producing MQTPLIDLQDIRKSYGGGDAPEVHVLRGIDLSIHAGEFVAIVGASGSGKSTLMNILGCLDRPTAGEYRFAGENVAGLDSDELAWLRREAFGFVFQGYHLIPSGSAQENVEMPAIYAGTPAAERHARAAALLERLGLASRTGNRPHQLSGGQQQRVSIARALMNGGHIILADEPTGALDSHSGKEVMALLDELASQGHVVILITHDREVAARAKRIIEISDGLIISDSARDNPSAQTTANPGALQAVDLRKRLSEGAEATGAWKGELVDALHAAWRVMWINRFRTALTLLGIIIGVASVVVMLAVGEGSKRQVMAQMGAFGSNIIYLSGSAPNPRTPSGIVTLDDVHALASLPQVQRIMPVNGADAGVRFGNADHLSYVGGNDTNFPAIFNWPVVQGSYFTEADELNAAAVAVIGHKVRSKLLKDVADPIGQYILIENVPFQVVGVLAEKGASSGDSDSDNRIAVPYSAASVRLFGTRNPEYVVIAAADARKVKEAEHAIEQLMLRLHNGKKDFELTNNAAMIQAEARTQNTLSLMLGSIAAISLLVGGIGVMNIMLMTVRERTREIGIRMATGARQRDILRQFLTEAVMLSVVGGIAGIVLALIVGGALVLSEVAVAFSLMAVLGAFGCALVTGVVFGFMPARKAARLDPVTALTSE from the coding sequence ATGCAAACGCCCCTGATCGACCTGCAGGACATCCGCAAATCCTACGGCGGCGGCGATGCACCTGAAGTGCACGTACTGCGCGGTATCGACCTGTCGATCCACGCGGGTGAATTCGTGGCGATTGTCGGTGCGTCCGGGTCCGGCAAGTCAACGCTGATGAACATTCTTGGCTGCCTCGACCGCCCGACCGCTGGCGAATACCGCTTCGCCGGCGAAAACGTTGCCGGCCTGGACAGCGACGAGTTGGCCTGGCTGCGCCGCGAAGCCTTTGGTTTTGTATTTCAGGGCTACCATCTGATCCCGTCCGGCTCGGCTCAGGAAAACGTCGAGATGCCGGCGATCTATGCCGGCACCCCCGCCGCCGAACGCCATGCGCGTGCTGCCGCCCTGCTCGAACGCCTGGGACTGGCCTCACGCACGGGCAATCGCCCGCATCAACTGTCGGGCGGCCAGCAACAGCGAGTGTCGATTGCCCGCGCCTTGATGAACGGCGGCCACATCATCCTCGCCGACGAACCGACCGGCGCCCTCGACAGCCACAGCGGCAAAGAAGTCATGGCGTTGCTCGATGAGCTGGCGAGCCAGGGCCACGTGGTCATCCTGATCACCCACGACCGGGAAGTCGCGGCCCGCGCCAAGCGCATCATCGAAATCAGCGATGGCCTGATCATCAGCGACAGCGCCCGCGACAACCCCAGCGCGCAGACCACCGCCAACCCCGGCGCCTTGCAGGCCGTCGATCTGCGCAAACGCCTGAGCGAGGGCGCCGAAGCCACCGGCGCCTGGAAAGGCGAACTGGTCGACGCGTTGCATGCGGCGTGGCGGGTAATGTGGATCAACCGCTTCCGCACGGCGCTGACCCTGCTCGGCATCATCATCGGTGTCGCGTCCGTGGTGGTGATGCTCGCGGTCGGCGAAGGCAGCAAGCGCCAGGTCATGGCACAAATGGGCGCGTTCGGTTCCAACATCATTTACCTCAGCGGCTCGGCCCCCAACCCGCGCACGCCGTCAGGCATCGTCACCCTCGACGATGTGCATGCCCTGGCGAGTCTGCCGCAAGTGCAGCGCATCATGCCGGTCAACGGTGCCGACGCCGGGGTGCGCTTCGGCAATGCCGACCACCTGAGTTATGTCGGCGGCAACGACACCAATTTCCCGGCGATCTTCAACTGGCCGGTGGTTCAGGGCAGCTACTTCACCGAAGCCGATGAGCTCAACGCCGCCGCCGTCGCGGTGATCGGTCACAAGGTTCGGAGCAAATTGCTCAAGGATGTCGCCGACCCCATCGGCCAATACATCCTGATCGAGAACGTGCCGTTCCAGGTGGTCGGGGTGCTGGCAGAAAAAGGTGCAAGCTCCGGCGACTCGGACAGCGACAACCGCATCGCCGTGCCCTACTCCGCCGCCAGCGTCCGCCTCTTCGGCACGCGCAATCCCGAATATGTCGTGATCGCCGCTGCGGACGCGCGCAAGGTCAAGGAAGCCGAACACGCCATCGAACAATTGATGTTGCGCCTGCATAACGGCAAGAAGGATTTCGAACTGACCAACAACGCCGCGATGATCCAGGCCGAGGCGCGCACACAAAACACCCTGTCGCTGATGCTTGGTTCGATTGCGGCGATTTCGCTGCTGGTCGGCGGCATCGGCGTGATGAACATCATGCTCATGACCGTACGCGAACGAACCCGCGAAATCGGCATTCGCATGGCCACTGGCGCTCGCCAGCGCGACATCCTGCGCCAGTTCCTGACCGAAGCGGTGATGCTCTCGGTGGTGGGCGGCATCGCCGGCATCGTCCTGGCCTTGATAGTCGGCGGTGCGCTGGTGCTCAGTGAAGTCGCCGTAGCGTTTTCGTTGATGGCGGTGCTCGGTGCCTTTGGCTGCGCCCTGGTTACCGGTGTTGTCTTCGGCTTCATGCCGGCCCGCAAAGCAGCCCGGCTCGACCCGGTTACGGCCCTTACCAGTGAATGA
- a CDS encoding lysine N(6)-hydroxylase/L-ornithine N(5)-oxygenase family protein, giving the protein MTQAIASPIVHDLIGVGFGPSNLALAIALQERGPTQGELDVLFLDKQANYSWHGNTLSTQSELQISFLKDLVTLRNPTSPYSFVNYLKDHGRLVDFINLGTFYPCRMEYNDYLRWVAGQFTEQSRYGEEVLTIEPVLHNHQVEALRVISRGSDGQQFVRTARSVVVSAGGTPRIPEAFKALKGDSRVFHHSQYLSQMARQPCVNNQPMSIAIIGGGQSAAEAFIDLNDSFPSVQVDMILRGSALKPADDSPFVNEVFSPEFTDLVFQQNSVERERLVNEYHNTNYSVVDIDLIERIYGIFYRQKVSGVARHAFRTLTTIEKATATENGIELAVRNNATGEVTVRHYDAVVLATGYERQMHRKLLAPLEEYLGEFEVDRNYRVITDERCKAGIYMQGFCQASHGLSDTLLSVLPIRADEIAGSLYEHGKHRGHRSMADLLLATAS; this is encoded by the coding sequence ATGACACAGGCAATTGCATCGCCCATCGTTCACGACCTGATCGGCGTCGGTTTCGGCCCTTCGAACCTGGCGCTGGCCATCGCTCTGCAAGAGCGCGGTCCGACCCAGGGCGAACTGGATGTGCTGTTTCTCGACAAGCAGGCCAACTACAGCTGGCATGGCAACACGCTGTCGACGCAAAGCGAGCTGCAGATTTCCTTCCTCAAGGATCTGGTGACCCTGCGCAATCCGACCAGCCCGTATTCGTTCGTCAATTATCTGAAGGACCATGGCCGTCTGGTCGACTTCATCAATCTCGGCACCTTTTACCCGTGCCGCATGGAATACAACGACTATCTGCGCTGGGTCGCCGGGCAGTTCACCGAGCAGAGCCGTTACGGTGAAGAAGTGCTGACCATCGAGCCGGTGCTGCATAACCATCAGGTCGAAGCGCTACGGGTGATTTCCCGTGGCAGCGACGGCCAGCAATTCGTGCGGACTGCGCGTTCGGTGGTAGTCAGCGCTGGCGGTACGCCGCGTATTCCGGAAGCTTTCAAGGCGCTCAAGGGCGACAGTCGCGTATTCCACCACTCGCAATACTTGTCACAAATGGCCCGGCAGCCGTGTGTGAACAACCAGCCGATGAGCATTGCGATCATCGGCGGCGGCCAGAGCGCGGCGGAAGCCTTTATCGACCTGAACGATTCGTTCCCGTCGGTGCAGGTCGACATGATCCTGCGCGGTTCGGCGTTGAAGCCTGCGGACGACAGCCCGTTCGTCAACGAAGTGTTTTCGCCGGAGTTCACTGATCTGGTGTTCCAGCAGAACAGCGTCGAACGCGAGCGCTTGGTCAACGAATACCACAACACCAATTACTCGGTGGTCGACATCGATCTGATCGAGCGTATCTACGGGATCTTCTATCGCCAGAAGGTTTCCGGGGTTGCCCGCCATGCGTTCCGCACCCTGACGACCATCGAGAAAGCCACCGCCACCGAGAACGGTATCGAACTTGCCGTGCGCAACAACGCTACCGGCGAAGTGACCGTGCGCCATTACGACGCCGTGGTGCTCGCCACCGGTTACGAGCGCCAGATGCACCGCAAATTGCTGGCGCCGCTGGAAGAATATCTGGGCGAATTCGAGGTTGATCGCAATTACCGCGTGATCACTGACGAACGTTGCAAGGCGGGTATCTACATGCAGGGCTTCTGCCAGGCCAGCCACGGTCTGAGCGACACGTTGCTGTCGGTGCTGCCGATTCGTGCCGATGAGATCGCCGGCTCGCTGTATGAGCACGGCAAGCACCGAGGGCACCGGTCGATGGCGGATCTGCTGTTGGCGACGGCCAGCTGA